In one window of Streptomyces sp. FXJ1.172 DNA:
- a CDS encoding ArsR/SmtB family transcription factor, which produces MTDPNVKPDGPNVEEDAVVLDAKGLRALAHPVRVQLVGLLRKYGPSTATRLAERLGVNSGTASYHLRQLGAAGFVEEDTERGNARERWWRSVHRTTWFNDPELAEREPEAALAYQQSVAAIYTLRTQQTLNGLQTMPRAWQNTFDMSDWALRLTPEEAAALYRELTDVIARYRRDAPETAASAPEGAERVAVITQILPELDAPASSSLPSRPQEEEGSPTS; this is translated from the coding sequence ATGACTGACCCAAACGTGAAGCCGGACGGCCCGAACGTTGAAGAGGACGCCGTTGTCCTGGACGCCAAGGGGCTGCGTGCCTTGGCGCATCCGGTGCGCGTGCAGTTGGTTGGGCTGCTGCGGAAGTACGGCCCGTCGACGGCCACCCGCCTCGCGGAGCGGCTGGGCGTGAATTCCGGTACGGCCAGCTACCACCTCCGGCAGCTCGGCGCGGCCGGTTTCGTCGAGGAGGACACCGAACGCGGCAACGCGCGGGAGCGCTGGTGGCGTTCGGTGCACCGGACTACCTGGTTCAACGATCCGGAGCTGGCCGAGCGGGAACCCGAAGCAGCACTGGCTTACCAGCAGTCCGTCGCCGCCATCTACACCTTGCGCACGCAGCAGACCCTGAACGGGCTTCAGACGATGCCCCGCGCATGGCAGAACACCTTCGACATGAGCGACTGGGCCTTGCGGCTCACGCCCGAGGAAGCCGCCGCCCTGTACCGGGAGTTGACGGACGTCATCGCGCGCTACCGGCGAGACGCGCCGGAGACGGCGGCCAGTGCCCCCGAGGGCGCCGAACGCGTCGCCGTGATCACGCAGATCCTGCCCGAACTGGATGCGCCTGCCTCGTCGTCGCTCCCTTCCCGCCCTCAGGAAGAGGAAGGAAGCCCGACGTCATGA